A DNA window from Bacteroidota bacterium contains the following coding sequences:
- a CDS encoding efflux RND transporter periplasmic adaptor subunit, with translation MIKYIIYPVLIASLLFVSCGEKSNASKDEHKEEGSHGHENENTVELNDEQIKSIQIQFGNIEQKQLTASLKANGVLKVPNQNKASITSLYGGVVKNIFVQPGNIVSKGQSIAIIANPQFITLQEEYLSLDIKVQYAELEYRRQKELSSNNAGALKIFQQSETELKSLRTRRASLQKQLEIIGINPDKLSNDNIVSTITITSPVSGSVSTVLVNIGSTVDMNTPVAEVVDNSQLHLDLYVYEKDLPKVKTGQTIHFTLTNNPGKEYDAQIFGISNTFENVAKALAVHAMVKGDKAGLIDGMNITALVSLENATVAAVPTEAIVNHDGNDYIFVLTDSHTEEEHHDSEVEKRDDKTEGHDEHGHRHTESEKKGKAQAAVPSKTFERIPVRRGTTDVGYSEITLLKEIPTDSKIVTKGAFFILAKMTNSGEHSH, from the coding sequence ATGATAAAGTATATAATATATCCTGTCTTAATAGCCTCACTCCTTTTTGTTTCTTGCGGGGAAAAAAGTAATGCTTCAAAAGATGAGCATAAGGAAGAAGGTAGTCACGGACATGAAAATGAAAATACAGTTGAATTAAATGACGAGCAAATAAAATCTATACAAATCCAGTTTGGAAATATTGAACAAAAGCAGCTTACAGCTTCATTGAAAGCCAATGGGGTTTTAAAAGTGCCCAATCAAAATAAAGCCAGCATTACTTCATTATATGGAGGGGTAGTGAAAAATATTTTCGTGCAGCCGGGTAATATTGTTTCTAAAGGACAAAGTATTGCAATTATTGCAAACCCTCAGTTTATTACCTTACAGGAAGAATACCTTTCCCTTGACATCAAAGTTCAATATGCTGAACTTGAGTACAGACGCCAGAAAGAACTTAGCAGCAATAACGCCGGTGCGCTTAAAATTTTTCAGCAAAGTGAAACAGAGCTTAAATCGCTTCGTACCCGACGTGCTTCATTGCAGAAACAGTTAGAAATTATTGGTATTAATCCTGATAAACTAAGTAATGATAATATCGTATCTACTATAACCATCACAAGTCCCGTAAGTGGCTCTGTGAGTACAGTGTTGGTTAATATAGGCAGTACTGTAGATATGAATACTCCTGTTGCAGAAGTTGTGGACAATAGTCAACTTCACCTTGATTTATATGTTTACGAAAAAGACCTACCAAAAGTTAAAACCGGACAAACCATACATTTTACACTCACCAACAATCCAGGCAAAGAATATGATGCACAAATTTTTGGAATCAGCAACACGTTTGAAAATGTAGCCAAAGCGTTGGCCGTTCACGCGATGGTTAAAGGAGACAAAGCCGGCTTGATAGATGGAATGAATATTACTGCATTGGTGAGTCTTGAAAATGCCACTGTTGCGGCTGTCCCAACAGAGGCAATAGTCAATCACGACGGAAACGACTATATTTTTGTTTTAACAGATTCACACACTGAAGAAGAGCACCATGACAGTGAAGTCGAAAAACGAGACGATAAAACAGAAGGACACGATGAGCATGGTCACAGGCATACAGAAAGTGAAAAAAAGGGCAAAGCACAGGCAGCAGTACCTTCAAAAACGTTTGAGCGTATACCCGTTAGGAGAGGCACAACAGATGTAGGATACAGCGAGATTACTTTATTAAAGGAAATACCGACGGACTCAAAAATTGTTACTAAAGGGGCGTTTTTTATTCTAGCGAAAATGACAAACTCTGGTGAACATTCACATTAA
- the cadA gene encoding cadmium-translocating P-type ATPase, producing MEKVKINISIILPDIADERDACVERLIAILQKHKGLNKVHVVQDNNNAPAQLCFHYEPNIISLSEIQKLATAAGAQVTSHYGHLLVEAKAFRDIIEAKAIENELKQVKGLEEVSVAATGHIRIEFNQTVTDRQTVLDAIKQAGVRPKSIQKSTRKHHHNHEHEGEDEHDHKHGGDDNSLKTYLPVMASFVLLLTGIAFDEWLTPAFFKGWVRFAWYIAAYLPVGLPVIGKGIRLVVKGDVFTEFILMSIATIGAFYIGEYPEGVAVMLFYTVGEIFQDLAVNRAKRSIKALLDVRPDKAYVVNGDNVIETSPQDVKPGDIIRVKPGEKVPLDGEMLTQSSTFNTAALTGESQPVTITKGGQVLAGMINQEKATELKVTKLFNDSSLARILFMVQEATTRKAQTEQFIRKFSRIYTPVVVALAVCITLLPYFFVTDYVLNDWLYRALVFLVISCPCALVISIPLGYFGGIGAASRNGILFKGSNFLDLMTRVNTVVMDKTGTLTKGVFKVQEVVSYDFSENEWLPIAAALEAQSGHPIAKAVVAYVGEKTNGIRIDNLEEISGHGLKAIINGRQVWAGNVRLMEKAGIAIDDKITAVTDTIVIVGIGNQLAGYITIADELKDDSKNAIEQLHKKNIKTVMLSGDKQSVVDKIAKALGIDAAYGGLLPENKVEKVEELKRDKIRVIAFVGDGINDAPVLAVSDVGMAMGGLGSDAAIETADVVIQTDQPSKIAQAIKIAKTTNRIVWQNIAFAFGVKIIVLVLGAGGIATMWEAVFADVGVALLAILNAIRIQKMKYTL from the coding sequence ATGGAAAAAGTCAAAATCAATATCAGTATTATATTGCCCGATATTGCCGATGAAAGAGATGCTTGCGTCGAACGTCTTATAGCGATACTGCAAAAGCATAAAGGGCTCAACAAAGTGCACGTTGTGCAGGACAATAACAATGCTCCGGCGCAACTTTGCTTTCACTATGAACCAAATATTATTTCCCTGTCCGAAATTCAAAAGCTGGCAACAGCTGCTGGTGCACAGGTAACAAGCCATTATGGCCATTTGCTGGTTGAAGCAAAAGCCTTCCGCGATATCATTGAAGCAAAAGCAATTGAAAACGAATTGAAGCAGGTAAAAGGCTTGGAAGAAGTTTCAGTAGCAGCTACGGGGCATATCAGGATTGAATTTAACCAAACGGTTACTGATAGGCAAACCGTGCTTGATGCTATCAAACAAGCCGGAGTGAGGCCTAAAAGCATTCAAAAATCTACCAGAAAGCACCACCACAATCATGAGCATGAAGGTGAAGACGAACATGACCACAAACATGGCGGAGATGATAACTCTTTAAAAACCTACCTGCCCGTAATGGCAAGTTTTGTACTACTGCTTACGGGTATAGCCTTTGATGAGTGGTTAACACCTGCTTTTTTTAAAGGATGGGTACGTTTTGCATGGTATATAGCCGCCTACCTGCCCGTAGGATTGCCCGTGATAGGTAAAGGTATAAGGCTGGTAGTAAAAGGGGATGTGTTTACTGAGTTTATCCTGATGAGTATTGCTACCATTGGGGCTTTTTATATTGGTGAATATCCCGAAGGCGTCGCGGTAATGCTTTTTTATACCGTAGGCGAGATATTCCAAGACCTTGCCGTGAACCGCGCCAAACGCAGTATAAAAGCATTGCTGGATGTAAGGCCTGATAAAGCCTACGTTGTTAATGGGGACAATGTTATTGAAACCAGTCCTCAGGATGTTAAGCCCGGCGATATTATACGGGTGAAACCGGGAGAAAAAGTGCCCCTTGACGGTGAAATGCTAACCCAAAGCAGTACGTTTAATACTGCTGCACTTACGGGCGAAAGCCAGCCCGTAACCATTACAAAAGGAGGACAGGTATTGGCGGGCATGATAAATCAGGAAAAAGCAACAGAACTGAAGGTAACCAAATTGTTTAACGACAGTTCACTTGCGCGTATCCTGTTTATGGTGCAGGAAGCCACTACGCGCAAAGCACAAACCGAGCAGTTTATCCGCAAATTTTCACGTATCTATACACCGGTGGTGGTTGCCCTTGCAGTATGCATTACACTGTTACCCTATTTTTTTGTAACCGATTATGTGCTTAATGATTGGTTGTACCGTGCCCTTGTCTTCCTCGTAATATCTTGCCCCTGTGCGCTGGTAATATCTATACCGCTGGGATACTTTGGCGGTATCGGCGCAGCATCACGCAATGGCATTCTTTTCAAAGGGTCCAATTTTCTTGATTTGATGACCCGTGTAAATACCGTGGTGATGGATAAAACAGGTACACTCACCAAAGGCGTATTTAAAGTGCAGGAAGTGGTAAGCTATGATTTTTCTGAAAATGAATGGCTACCGATAGCAGCAGCACTTGAGGCACAATCAGGCCACCCCATTGCCAAAGCAGTAGTAGCCTATGTAGGCGAAAAAACAAACGGCATACGCATTGACAACCTTGAAGAAATAAGCGGGCATGGACTGAAGGCTATCATAAATGGCAGGCAGGTATGGGCAGGCAATGTGCGGTTGATGGAAAAAGCAGGTATAGCAATAGACGACAAAATAACGGCAGTAACCGATACAATTGTTATAGTAGGCATTGGTAATCAACTGGCGGGCTACATTACCATTGCCGATGAGTTGAAAGATGACAGTAAAAATGCCATTGAGCAACTCCATAAAAAAAACATTAAAACAGTAATGCTATCGGGCGATAAACAGTCGGTGGTTGACAAAATAGCGAAAGCACTTGGTATTGATGCGGCTTATGGCGGCTTATTGCCCGAAAATAAAGTGGAGAAAGTGGAGGAGCTAAAAAGAGATAAAATCAGGGTAATAGCCTTTGTGGGCGATGGTATTAATGATGCGCCGGTATTGGCAGTCAGCGATGTGGGAATGGCTATGGGCGGCCTTGGAAGTGATGCAGCTATTGAAACCGCCGATGTGGTGATACAAACCGACCAGCCATCCAAAATTGCCCAAGCTATAAAAATTGCCAAAACTACAAACCGCATAGTTTGGCAAAATATAGCCTTTGCGTTTGGGGTGAAAATAATTGTGCTGGTATTGGGTGCCGGCGGCATTGCCACTATGTGGGAGGCTGTTTTTGCCGATGTGGGCGTAGCGCTCCTTGCGATATTAAATGCAATACGTATTCAAAAAATGAAATATACATTATGA
- a CDS encoding DUF3703 domain-containing protein — protein MKLYTKMPTGLKEYFKHELSLARQYFSQGQLQQSWHHLERAHILGQPWPIPHTQAHWRMMRFAFKIKNVREILGQIPRLVIGGIKSFVGEIPVGNTGGANVPPLKPMDIPEDLQKILNTYKV, from the coding sequence ATGAAACTTTACACAAAAATGCCCACCGGGCTAAAAGAATATTTTAAGCACGAGTTAAGTCTTGCCCGCCAGTATTTTTCGCAGGGTCAGTTACAGCAATCATGGCACCATCTTGAACGTGCCCATATACTTGGTCAACCGTGGCCTATCCCACATACACAGGCACATTGGCGCATGATGAGGTTCGCTTTTAAAATAAAGAATGTCAGAGAAATTCTTGGTCAAATTCCAAGGCTGGTTATCGGTGGCATTAAGTCTTTTGTTGGTGAAATACCAGTAGGTAATACCGGCGGAGCAAACGTCCCACCATTAAAGCCAATGGATATTCCAGAAGACCTTCAGAAAATTTTGAATACATATAAGGTATAA
- a CDS encoding T9SS type A sorting domain-containing protein, protein MKNTILILTLFAGIVTAKAQFTYRVINKHVSGSSAEFELIGYGYVKNTGTVKDTFVWKLNKSMVLNGWGSTLCDKNLCYDTAIYSSSFELEAGDSGVLNLYIYPNKIAGSGGLGITIHKLSDSSNAIKDTIYYDTWTVGVEHFEAESSILLYPNPAGNRLYVEHKNLKPGQVKIFNVLGQLQQVISYDATKNGIDVSILSSGVYTLSYTDEAGKTVFKKFQKL, encoded by the coding sequence ATGAAAAACACAATTCTAATCTTAACACTATTTGCAGGAATAGTAACTGCTAAAGCACAATTTACCTATCGGGTAATTAATAAACACGTGAGTGGGTCTTCAGCAGAATTTGAACTCATTGGATATGGTTATGTAAAAAACACAGGGACTGTAAAAGACACTTTTGTTTGGAAATTAAACAAAAGTATGGTGCTTAATGGGTGGGGTTCTACGCTTTGTGACAAAAATCTGTGTTATGATACCGCCATATATTCAAGTTCTTTTGAATTGGAAGCCGGGGATTCGGGTGTCTTGAATTTATACATATACCCTAACAAAATAGCAGGGAGCGGAGGCCTTGGAATTACCATACACAAGCTTAGCGACAGCAGCAATGCAATAAAAGACACGATATATTATGACACATGGACGGTTGGCGTTGAACATTTTGAAGCAGAATCGTCAATACTCTTATATCCAAACCCTGCCGGCAATCGTCTTTATGTTGAACACAAAAACTTAAAACCCGGGCAAGTAAAAATTTTTAATGTACTGGGTCAACTGCAACAAGTGATTTCTTATGATGCAACAAAAAATGGCATAGATGTCAGTATTCTTTCTTCAGGTGTTTATACACTTAGCTATACAGATGAAGCCGGGAAAACAGTTTTTAAGAAATTTCAAAAACTATAA
- a CDS encoding M20/M25/M40 family metallo-hydrolase, which yields MKLRIVKKATICPKSILILLLLCAINGKAQKQEINTLIHEVSKDSLEISVFKLTGKLPVVINGNSDTIKTRFSYNLGNEKAFSYIKQELLKYGLTTDSMIFTAKGKNLFGIKMGYKYPNKRFFIGAHYDNALSSAVVPGADDNASGTAAVLEVARIFSRFNFPYTVVFAFWDEEEQGALGSKFYTATIGNAPWNFMGYINLDMIGWDGNNDDVADLHVRNSANSLQLADKAEKCNVLYNIGLTLHVVNPGSPATDHYPFWENGLTAIGINEEYDNDFNPYWHTLADSAGQINFDFFQRCTKLALATLAECITDTISTLGTDNFSQEEFDVWPNPCGDYTNIMFGKEMEYPVKVVVADLYGRTLTEQTFMPTGNIFALELPKDLPTGTYILKLYNQSSVSTKKVLKY from the coding sequence ATGAAACTAAGAATAGTTAAGAAGGCAACAATTTGTCCTAAAAGCATTTTAATATTACTTTTATTATGTGCAATAAATGGTAAGGCACAAAAACAGGAGATTAATACCCTTATACACGAAGTTAGCAAAGACAGTCTTGAAATATCAGTATTTAAGCTAACAGGAAAACTGCCAGTGGTGATAAATGGAAATTCCGACACTATTAAAACCCGGTTTTCATACAATCTTGGTAATGAAAAAGCCTTCAGCTATATCAAACAGGAATTACTGAAATATGGTTTAACTACTGATTCTATGATTTTTACTGCAAAAGGAAAAAATCTTTTTGGGATAAAAATGGGGTATAAGTATCCTAATAAACGCTTTTTTATCGGTGCACATTATGATAATGCACTATCATCTGCTGTTGTTCCGGGTGCAGATGACAATGCAAGTGGAACTGCGGCAGTATTAGAAGTTGCCAGAATTTTTTCAAGATTTAATTTCCCTTATACTGTAGTATTTGCGTTTTGGGATGAAGAAGAACAGGGTGCCTTGGGAAGCAAATTTTATACGGCAACGATAGGGAACGCACCGTGGAACTTTATGGGCTATATTAACCTTGATATGATAGGTTGGGATGGAAATAATGATGACGTTGCCGATTTGCATGTGCGTAATTCGGCAAACTCACTGCAACTTGCTGATAAGGCTGAAAAATGCAACGTATTGTATAATATTGGCCTTACTCTTCATGTGGTTAACCCGGGTAGCCCTGCAACAGACCATTATCCATTTTGGGAAAATGGTTTAACCGCAATAGGAATAAATGAGGAATATGATAATGATTTCAATCCCTACTGGCATACTTTAGCTGATTCAGCAGGACAGATTAATTTTGATTTTTTTCAGCGATGTACAAAACTTGCGTTAGCAACCCTGGCCGAGTGTATTACTGACACTATTTCTACCCTTGGTACGGATAATTTTTCACAGGAAGAGTTTGATGTATGGCCAAACCCCTGTGGAGATTACACCAATATTATGTTTGGGAAAGAGATGGAATACCCGGTGAAGGTTGTTGTAGCAGATTTATACGGGCGAACGTTGACGGAACAGACATTTATGCCCACTGGGAATATATTTGCCTTAGAGCTTCCGAAGGATTTGCCAACCGGTACGTATATTTTAAAATTATATAATCAGTCATCCGTAAGTACTAAAAAAGTATTAAAATATTAG